A region of Solanum dulcamara chromosome 7, daSolDulc1.2, whole genome shotgun sequence DNA encodes the following proteins:
- the LOC129896329 gene encoding stromal processing peptidase, chloroplastic isoform X2 has product MQATSVVFNTKPVLAPIHVKSLYNDPSSSLVASQSNWVHRKKSIKLRSRRHPQNGAYFIQHKLQNVQGRCLHQNVEQLNRANILYRRQPVSCFLYPQTKQILVNRPKNGAFLDKSSFRLSKQPHANISVPRATVGPDEPHAASTTWPDGVLEKQGFDMLDPEVERAEFEQFLSSELPSHPKLYRGQLKNGLRYLILPNKVPPNRFEAHMEVHVGSIDEEDDEQGIAHMIEHVAFLGSKKREKLLGTGARSNAYTDFHHTVFHIHSPTSTKGSEGDCLPVVLDALNEIAFHPKFLASRVEKERRAILSELQMMNTIEYRVDCQLLQHLHSENKLSKRFPIGLEEQIKKWDADKIRKFHERWYFPANATLYIVGDIDDISQTIYHIEDVFGQTEMDNESNSAPSPSAFGAMASFLVPKLTVGLSSNSTHDRSSVSLDQSKALRKERHAVRPPVQHNWSLPGYNDDAKMPQIFQHELLQNFSINMFCKIPVNKVRTYGNLRNVLMKRIFLSALHFRINTRYKSSNPPFTSVELDHSDSGREGCTVTTLTVTAEPKNWQNAIKVAVQEVRRLKEFGVTKGELARYTDALLKDSEQLAAMIDNVSSVDNLDFVMESDALGHTVMDQSQGHESLLAVAGTITLEEVNATGAEVLEYISDFGKPSAPLPAAIVACVPTKVHVEEGGEDEFRIFPEEIITAIKSGLKEPIEPEPELEVPTELITSKQLEELRLKRCPSFVPVETNSNITKSYDDETGIVQRRLSNGIPVNYKITKNEANCGVMRLIVGGGRAAESSDEKGSVIVGVRTLSEGGRVGNFSREQVELFCVNHLINCSLESTEEFICMEFRFTLRDNAMRAAFQLLHMVLEHSVWLDDAFDRAKQLYMSYYRSIPKSLERSTAHKLMLAMLNGDERFVEPTPHSLQNLTLESVRAAVMDQFVSDNMEVSMVGDFSEEDIESCILDYLGTVRPTKGFEKAQQYSPILFSTAPFGLQHQQVFLKDTDERACAYIAGPAPNRWGFTFEGNDLFESIGSLSSNDHELEQSDTNLQGRVRNHPLFFAIAMGLLAEIINSRLFTTVRDSLGLTYDVSFELNLFDRLKLGWYVISVTSTPGKVHKAVDACKSVLRGLHSNRIVPRELDRARRTLLMRHEAEIKSNAYWLGLLSHLQGPSVPRKDISCIKDLTLLYENATIEDVYVAYEQLKIDENSLYSCIGIAGAQAGEDVSASLEVEETDEGLQGIVPMGRGSSTVTRPTT; this is encoded by the exons atgcaagcAACATCTGTTGTATTCAATACCAAGCCGGTTCTAGCTCCAATTCATGTCAAGAGTCTATACAACGACCCGTCGTCCTCCTTGGTAGCATCTCAATCCAATTGGGTTCACCGGAAGAAGAGTATTAAGTTGCGTTCTCGTAGGCATCCTCAAAATGGAGCTTATTTCATCCAGCATAAG TTGCAGAATGTGCAGGGAAGATGTCTTCATCAGAATGTGGAACAATTAAACAGAGCCAATATATTATATCGGAGGCAACCCGTTTCGTGCTTTCTCTATCCTCAAACCAAACAAATTCTTGTCAACAGACCAAAAAATGGAGCCTTTCTTGACAAGTCTAGCTTTCGTCTGTCAAAGCAGCCTCATGCCAACATCTCT GTTCCACGGGCGACTGTTGGGCCAGATGAACCTCATGCAGCAAGTACAACATGGCCAGATGGTGTCTTGGAGAAACAAGGATTTGATATGCTTGATCCTGAAGTAGAGAGAGCAGAGTTTGAACAGTTTTTGAGTTCTGAACTTCCATCTCACCCGAAATTGTACAGAGGGCAGCTCAAAAATGGACTTCGCTACCTCATTCTACCTAATAAAGTTCCTCCAAATAG ATTTGAAGCACACATGGAAGTTCATGTGGGATCAATTGATGAGGAAGATGATGAGCAAGGAATTGCTCACATGATTGAACATGTTGCCTTTCTTGGAAGTAAGAAACGCGAGAAACTTTTGGGAACCGGGGCAAGATCAAATGCTTACACAGATTTTCATCATACGGTGTTCCACATCCATTCACCCACTAGCACGAAG GGCTCTGAAGGCGATTGTCTTCCAGTGGTCCTAGATGCTCTGAATGAG atCGCTTTCCATCCCAAGTTTCTCGCTTCGCGAGTTGAGAAAGAAAGACGTGCAATACTGTCAGAGCTACAAATGATGAATACTATAGAATACCGCGTCGATTGCCAG TTGTTACAACACTTGCATTCCGAGAACAAGCTGAGCAAAAGATTCCCAATTGGACTGGAAGAGCAGATCAAGAAATGGGATGCTGATAAAATCAGAAAATTTCATGAACGTTGGTACTTTCCAGCAAATGCCACCTTATACATTGTGGGAGATATAGATGATATTTCACAGACCATTTACCATATTGAA GATGTTTTTGGGCAAACAGAAATGGATAATGAGTCTAATTCAGCACCAAGTCCAAGTGCTTTTGGTGCAATGGCTAGTTTTCTAGTTCCCAAGCTTACAGTTGGACTCTCAAGCAATTCCACGCATGACAGGTCATCTGTTTCCTTGGATCAGTCCAAAGCGTTGCGGAAGGAGAGGCATGCAGTGCGGCCTCCGGTTCAACATAATTGGTCTCTTCCTGGGTACAACGATGATGCTAAAATGCCACAGATATTTCAGCATGAGTTACTACAAAATTTCTCAATTAATATGTTTTGCAAG ATTCCTGTGAACAAGGTCCGGACATATGGTAATTTGAGGAATGTGCTAATGAAGAGGATATTTCTTTCTGCTTTACATTTCCGCATCAACACTCGGTACAAG AGTTCAAATCCTCCATTCACCTCAGTTGAACTGGATCATAGTGACTCTGGAAGGGAAGGGTGTACTGTGACCACTCTCACAGTGACTGCGGAACCTAAAAATTGGCAGAATGCAATCAAAGTTGCTGTGCAGGAG GTCCGAAGGCTGAAAGAATTCGGTGTCACAAAGGGTGAGTTAGCTCGTTATACGGATGCCTTGCTAAAAGATAGTGAACAATTAGCTGCTATGATCGACAATGTTTCATCAGTGGATAATCTGGATTTTGTTATGGAGAGTGATGCACTTGGCCATACTGTTATGGATCAAAGTCAAGGGCATGAAAGCTTGCTTGCTGTTGCCGGAACCATCACTTTGGAGGAG GTAAATGCCACTGGTGCTGAAGTGTTGGAATATATTTCTGATTTTGGAAAACCATCAGCACCCCTTCCTGCAGCAATTGTTGCATGTGTTCCGACAAAGGTGCATGttgaagaaggaggagaagatgAATTCAGAATATTTCCGGAGGAGATAATAACTGCTATCAAATCAGGTCTGAAGGAACCAATTGAGCCAGAGCCAGAG CTTGAGGTGCCGACAGAGTTGATCACGTCAAAACAACTTGAAGAACTGAGGTTGAAGAGGTGCCCATCCTTTGTTCCAGTGGAGACAAATTCAAATATCACTAAATCCTATGACGATGAAACTGGGATCGTTCAAAGGCGTCTTTCAAATGGCATTCCTGTAAATTACAAG ATTACAAAAAATGAAGCCAATTGTGGGGTGATGAGACTAATTGTCGGAGGTGGACGGGCAGCTGAAAGTTCTGATGAAAAGGGATCTGTTATTGTGGGTGTTCGCACTCTGAGTGAAGGGGGCCGTGTTGGTAACTTTTCAAGAGAACAG GTAGAGCTTTTCTGTGTGAATCACCTAATAAATTGCTCACTGGAGTCAACAGAAGAATTTATCTGCATGGAGTTCCGGTTTACTTTACGAGACAATGCAATGCGTGCTGCTTTTCAGTTACTTCATATGGTTCTTGAG CATAGCGTTTGGCTTGATGATGCATTTGACCGAGCTAAACAGTTGTACATGTCATATTACCGCTCTATCCCTAAGAGTTTAGAACGCTCGACTGCCCATAAGCTCATGCTAGCTATGCTTAATGGAGATGAGCGTTTTGTTGAGCCAACTCCACATTCATTGCAAAACTTAACTCTGGAAAGTGTAAGAGCAGCTGTAATGGATCAATTCGTCAGTGACAACATGGAG GTGAGTATGGTTGGAGACTTCTCAGAGGAAGATATTGAGTCATGCATTCTTGACTATTTGGGAACTGTCAGACCAACAAAAGGTTTTGAGAAGGCACAGCAATACAGCCCAATCTTGTTTAGCACTGCTCCGTTTGGTTTGCAGCATCAGCAA GTATTTTTAAAGGATACAGATGAGAGAGCATGTGCTTATATAGCCGGCCCTGCACCAAACCGTTGGGGATTTACTTTTGAGGGGAACGATCTTTTTGAGTCTATTGGCAGTCTATCTTCAAATGACC ATGAGTTGGAACAAAGTGACACAAACCTACAAGGACGAGTCCGTAATCATCCTCTGTTTTTTGCCATTGCAATGGGTCTATTGGCTGAGATCATAAACTCCAG GCTTTTCACAACAGTTAGGGACTCTCTTGGATTGACATATGATGTTTCATTTGAACTTAACCTCTTTGACCGGTTGAAGCTTGGGTGGTATGTCATCTCAGTGACTTCAACTCCTGGAAAG GTGCACAAAGCTGTTGATGCTTGCAAGAGTGTCCTAAGAGGTTTGCATAGCAACAGGATTGTACCTAGGGAATTGGACCGG GCAAGACGAACACTGCTTATGCGACATGAAGCCGAAATTAAGTCAAATGCCTATTGGCTTGGATTGTTATCTCATTTACAAGGACCTTCTGTACCTAGGAAG GACATCTCTTGCATCAAAGATCTCACTTTGTTGTATGAAAATGCCACCATTGAAGATGTATATGTTGCCTATGAGCAGTTGAAGATAGATGAGAACTCTCTGTACTCATGTATTGGTATTGCTGGGGCTCAGGCTGGAGAAGACGTTTCTG CCTCATTAGAAGTGGAAGAAACAGATGAGGGACTTCAAGGTATTGTTCCCATGGGACGTGGGTCGTCTACTGTGACACGTCCAACTACATGA
- the LOC129896329 gene encoding stromal processing peptidase, chloroplastic isoform X1, with amino-acid sequence MQATSVVFNTKPVLAPIHVKSLYNDPSSSLVASQSNWVHRKKSIKLRSRRHPQNGAYFIQHKLQNVQGRCLHQNVEQLNRANILYRRQPVSCFLYPQTKQILVNRPKNGAFLDKSSFRLSKQPHANISVPRATVGPDEPHAASTTWPDGVLEKQGFDMLDPEVERAEFEQFLSSELPSHPKLYRGQLKNGLRYLILPNKVPPNRFEAHMEVHVGSIDEEDDEQGIAHMIEHVAFLGSKKREKLLGTGARSNAYTDFHHTVFHIHSPTSTKGSEGDCLPVVLDALNEIAFHPKFLASRVEKERRAILSELQMMNTIEYRVDCQLLQHLHSENKLSKRFPIGLEEQIKKWDADKIRKFHERWYFPANATLYIVGDIDDISQTIYHIEDVFGQTEMDNESNSAPSPSAFGAMASFLVPKLTVGLSSNSTHDRSSVSLDQSKALRKERHAVRPPVQHNWSLPGYNDDAKMPQIFQHELLQNFSINMFCKIPVNKVRTYGNLRNVLMKRIFLSALHFRINTRYKSSNPPFTSVELDHSDSGREGCTVTTLTVTAEPKNWQNAIKVAVQEVRRLKEFGVTKGELARYTDALLKDSEQLAAMIDNVSSVDNLDFVMESDALGHTVMDQSQGHESLLAVAGTITLEEVNATGAEVLEYISDFGKPSAPLPAAIVACVPTKVHVEEGGEDEFRIFPEEIITAIKSGLKEPIEPEPELEVPTELITSKQLEELRLKRCPSFVPVETNSNITKSYDDETGIVQRRLSNGIPVNYKITKNEANCGVMRLIVGGGRAAESSDEKGSVIVGVRTLSEGGRVGNFSREQVELFCVNHLINCSLESTEEFICMEFRFTLRDNAMRAAFQLLHMVLEHSVWLDDAFDRAKQLYMSYYRSIPKSLERSTAHKLMLAMLNGDERFVEPTPHSLQNLTLESVRAAVMDQFVSDNMEVSMVGDFSEEDIESCILDYLGTVRPTKGFEKAQQYSPILFSTAPFGLQHQQVFLKDTDERACAYIAGPAPNRWGFTFEGNDLFESIGSLSSNDLNFFPDELEQSDTNLQGRVRNHPLFFAIAMGLLAEIINSRLFTTVRDSLGLTYDVSFELNLFDRLKLGWYVISVTSTPGKVHKAVDACKSVLRGLHSNRIVPRELDRARRTLLMRHEAEIKSNAYWLGLLSHLQGPSVPRKDISCIKDLTLLYENATIEDVYVAYEQLKIDENSLYSCIGIAGAQAGEDVSASLEVEETDEGLQGIVPMGRGSSTVTRPTT; translated from the exons atgcaagcAACATCTGTTGTATTCAATACCAAGCCGGTTCTAGCTCCAATTCATGTCAAGAGTCTATACAACGACCCGTCGTCCTCCTTGGTAGCATCTCAATCCAATTGGGTTCACCGGAAGAAGAGTATTAAGTTGCGTTCTCGTAGGCATCCTCAAAATGGAGCTTATTTCATCCAGCATAAG TTGCAGAATGTGCAGGGAAGATGTCTTCATCAGAATGTGGAACAATTAAACAGAGCCAATATATTATATCGGAGGCAACCCGTTTCGTGCTTTCTCTATCCTCAAACCAAACAAATTCTTGTCAACAGACCAAAAAATGGAGCCTTTCTTGACAAGTCTAGCTTTCGTCTGTCAAAGCAGCCTCATGCCAACATCTCT GTTCCACGGGCGACTGTTGGGCCAGATGAACCTCATGCAGCAAGTACAACATGGCCAGATGGTGTCTTGGAGAAACAAGGATTTGATATGCTTGATCCTGAAGTAGAGAGAGCAGAGTTTGAACAGTTTTTGAGTTCTGAACTTCCATCTCACCCGAAATTGTACAGAGGGCAGCTCAAAAATGGACTTCGCTACCTCATTCTACCTAATAAAGTTCCTCCAAATAG ATTTGAAGCACACATGGAAGTTCATGTGGGATCAATTGATGAGGAAGATGATGAGCAAGGAATTGCTCACATGATTGAACATGTTGCCTTTCTTGGAAGTAAGAAACGCGAGAAACTTTTGGGAACCGGGGCAAGATCAAATGCTTACACAGATTTTCATCATACGGTGTTCCACATCCATTCACCCACTAGCACGAAG GGCTCTGAAGGCGATTGTCTTCCAGTGGTCCTAGATGCTCTGAATGAG atCGCTTTCCATCCCAAGTTTCTCGCTTCGCGAGTTGAGAAAGAAAGACGTGCAATACTGTCAGAGCTACAAATGATGAATACTATAGAATACCGCGTCGATTGCCAG TTGTTACAACACTTGCATTCCGAGAACAAGCTGAGCAAAAGATTCCCAATTGGACTGGAAGAGCAGATCAAGAAATGGGATGCTGATAAAATCAGAAAATTTCATGAACGTTGGTACTTTCCAGCAAATGCCACCTTATACATTGTGGGAGATATAGATGATATTTCACAGACCATTTACCATATTGAA GATGTTTTTGGGCAAACAGAAATGGATAATGAGTCTAATTCAGCACCAAGTCCAAGTGCTTTTGGTGCAATGGCTAGTTTTCTAGTTCCCAAGCTTACAGTTGGACTCTCAAGCAATTCCACGCATGACAGGTCATCTGTTTCCTTGGATCAGTCCAAAGCGTTGCGGAAGGAGAGGCATGCAGTGCGGCCTCCGGTTCAACATAATTGGTCTCTTCCTGGGTACAACGATGATGCTAAAATGCCACAGATATTTCAGCATGAGTTACTACAAAATTTCTCAATTAATATGTTTTGCAAG ATTCCTGTGAACAAGGTCCGGACATATGGTAATTTGAGGAATGTGCTAATGAAGAGGATATTTCTTTCTGCTTTACATTTCCGCATCAACACTCGGTACAAG AGTTCAAATCCTCCATTCACCTCAGTTGAACTGGATCATAGTGACTCTGGAAGGGAAGGGTGTACTGTGACCACTCTCACAGTGACTGCGGAACCTAAAAATTGGCAGAATGCAATCAAAGTTGCTGTGCAGGAG GTCCGAAGGCTGAAAGAATTCGGTGTCACAAAGGGTGAGTTAGCTCGTTATACGGATGCCTTGCTAAAAGATAGTGAACAATTAGCTGCTATGATCGACAATGTTTCATCAGTGGATAATCTGGATTTTGTTATGGAGAGTGATGCACTTGGCCATACTGTTATGGATCAAAGTCAAGGGCATGAAAGCTTGCTTGCTGTTGCCGGAACCATCACTTTGGAGGAG GTAAATGCCACTGGTGCTGAAGTGTTGGAATATATTTCTGATTTTGGAAAACCATCAGCACCCCTTCCTGCAGCAATTGTTGCATGTGTTCCGACAAAGGTGCATGttgaagaaggaggagaagatgAATTCAGAATATTTCCGGAGGAGATAATAACTGCTATCAAATCAGGTCTGAAGGAACCAATTGAGCCAGAGCCAGAG CTTGAGGTGCCGACAGAGTTGATCACGTCAAAACAACTTGAAGAACTGAGGTTGAAGAGGTGCCCATCCTTTGTTCCAGTGGAGACAAATTCAAATATCACTAAATCCTATGACGATGAAACTGGGATCGTTCAAAGGCGTCTTTCAAATGGCATTCCTGTAAATTACAAG ATTACAAAAAATGAAGCCAATTGTGGGGTGATGAGACTAATTGTCGGAGGTGGACGGGCAGCTGAAAGTTCTGATGAAAAGGGATCTGTTATTGTGGGTGTTCGCACTCTGAGTGAAGGGGGCCGTGTTGGTAACTTTTCAAGAGAACAG GTAGAGCTTTTCTGTGTGAATCACCTAATAAATTGCTCACTGGAGTCAACAGAAGAATTTATCTGCATGGAGTTCCGGTTTACTTTACGAGACAATGCAATGCGTGCTGCTTTTCAGTTACTTCATATGGTTCTTGAG CATAGCGTTTGGCTTGATGATGCATTTGACCGAGCTAAACAGTTGTACATGTCATATTACCGCTCTATCCCTAAGAGTTTAGAACGCTCGACTGCCCATAAGCTCATGCTAGCTATGCTTAATGGAGATGAGCGTTTTGTTGAGCCAACTCCACATTCATTGCAAAACTTAACTCTGGAAAGTGTAAGAGCAGCTGTAATGGATCAATTCGTCAGTGACAACATGGAG GTGAGTATGGTTGGAGACTTCTCAGAGGAAGATATTGAGTCATGCATTCTTGACTATTTGGGAACTGTCAGACCAACAAAAGGTTTTGAGAAGGCACAGCAATACAGCCCAATCTTGTTTAGCACTGCTCCGTTTGGTTTGCAGCATCAGCAA GTATTTTTAAAGGATACAGATGAGAGAGCATGTGCTTATATAGCCGGCCCTGCACCAAACCGTTGGGGATTTACTTTTGAGGGGAACGATCTTTTTGAGTCTATTGGCAGTCTATCTTCAAATGACC TGAATTTCTTTCCAGATGAGTTGGAACAAAGTGACACAAACCTACAAGGACGAGTCCGTAATCATCCTCTGTTTTTTGCCATTGCAATGGGTCTATTGGCTGAGATCATAAACTCCAG GCTTTTCACAACAGTTAGGGACTCTCTTGGATTGACATATGATGTTTCATTTGAACTTAACCTCTTTGACCGGTTGAAGCTTGGGTGGTATGTCATCTCAGTGACTTCAACTCCTGGAAAG GTGCACAAAGCTGTTGATGCTTGCAAGAGTGTCCTAAGAGGTTTGCATAGCAACAGGATTGTACCTAGGGAATTGGACCGG GCAAGACGAACACTGCTTATGCGACATGAAGCCGAAATTAAGTCAAATGCCTATTGGCTTGGATTGTTATCTCATTTACAAGGACCTTCTGTACCTAGGAAG GACATCTCTTGCATCAAAGATCTCACTTTGTTGTATGAAAATGCCACCATTGAAGATGTATATGTTGCCTATGAGCAGTTGAAGATAGATGAGAACTCTCTGTACTCATGTATTGGTATTGCTGGGGCTCAGGCTGGAGAAGACGTTTCTG CCTCATTAGAAGTGGAAGAAACAGATGAGGGACTTCAAGGTATTGTTCCCATGGGACGTGGGTCGTCTACTGTGACACGTCCAACTACATGA
- the LOC129895964 gene encoding uncharacterized protein LOC129895964 — protein MELEVADVTNKRLKPSVEDNGTTQTDSEVAKDVEEETAIATLASEQVELEIANILEKINRFTNLVSELLESGKSMLKELSNEFEERIVLIHKEQMEKWQEEIKELRLLDTLNEEADGLLLNAKYLLQNVRGES, from the exons ATGGAACTAGAAGTTGCTGATGTCACAAATAAGCGCCTGAAACCATCT GTGGAGGATAATGGAACCACACAGACTGatagtgaagttgctaaggatGTAGAAGAAGAAACTGCAATTGCCACATTGGCATCAGAGCAGGTGGAGCTGGAGATTGCTAATATTCTTGAAAAGATCAACCGTTTCACTAACCTG GTCTCTGAACTGCTGGAATCAGGGAAGTCCATGCTGAAGGAATTGAGTAATGAGTTTGAAGAACGAATAGTTCT aatacaCAAGGAACAGATGGAAAAGTGGCAAGAGGAGATCAAGGAACTGCGCTTGCTTGATACTTTAAATGAGGAGGCTGATGGTCTTTTGCTGAATGCTAAATATCTACTTCAGAATGTCCGGGGTGAATCCTGA